Proteins encoded together in one Rhizobium bangladeshense window:
- a CDS encoding DUF1150 family protein, with amino-acid sequence MLMKEATSHLTKSELAHIGNGEVAYIRKMRTEEVAKCFPEAPDIDPNVDLWALFGADGTPILLTDNRSSTFFKAAEDELKTVSLH; translated from the coding sequence ATGTTGATGAAAGAAGCCACGTCTCACTTGACCAAATCCGAGCTTGCCCACATCGGCAACGGCGAGGTCGCCTACATCAGAAAGATGCGCACCGAAGAGGTCGCCAAGTGCTTCCCCGAGGCGCCGGATATCGATCCGAACGTCGATCTGTGGGCACTTTTCGGCGCCGACGGCACGCCGATCCTTTTGACAGACAACCGCTCCAGCACCTTCTTCAAGGCTGCCGAAGACGAATTGAAGACGGTCAGTCTGCACTGA